The DNA region ATGAGACAGTCTAGTGTATAAAGCTTTCAGACGTTTATAGGCTTTTTAAATCCAAATGTTGGCACAGCTACTTTGACAGGTATTTAAAAGGTTGGCAGCAAACATGATCTAAACAAGTTCatcttaaaaaacaaatgtgtgtacACTGAAAATCATTATGAGTTTATTACATGACATTCAGAGTGAGATGTTCAAAGCCTGAGAAGTTGactttccacacacacaacagtcaCATTCCACAGCTAACATGAGCATTTGTATTTAATCGACTTAACTACATTGTTTCcaaaaactttttttaacaaAGTAACTTGGAAAAATATTTCCAAAAATCAGCTAACTAATGTAGAAACATACATAAAGAACCATAGGAACTTGTGTTTATAAGGCTGAAGTGCTTTTCAGGGGTTGCAGAGTCAAAACTCAGCAGCTTCAATGTGGTTACTTGCCCACACCCTCTGTACATAGACTATCTTCTAAGGTATATCACAAGTTAGTGGAAATAGAAGGCTTTAAAAGTTATAGTTGTGTATTAAACATACAGTTATCAGAGTGAATGTTGTTTGTGTAAAAACCATCAACATATTAAAGACAAAAGACAAGGTGACAAAATTAAACAAAgagcaggacaaaaaaaatccccaagtcaacaactttttttttgaCACATAAAACTGAGATGCTTATCAAAGAGTTACTTCCCAACATTAGAAGCTAATATTTTACATCCATGAAAACATTTAAGTTTCTAGCAATGATTGCGTGTCTGTGTACAATGCAGAAAGCTAAAACTGTTCATGCTTCATATCTAACTACTTACACACACATCCTACAAGCTAATCTGTCAGGCAGTGACGCATTTCCTAATCTTAGCACCATAAAACCAGTTATTCCTTATTAGCACTGAACTACTGCACACACATGACAAAAGAATAGCAAATATTCCATTTGTTTTAGGTTAATGTTGTCATTTATGATTACATAATTTATGGAGCCCTAAACTTaagtggggagaggacacagGCGTTATTTACACCAGATACATGATGTCTAGACTATGACGTTTTGAGTGTCTCGTCTCTTTGCTGATATCTTGGAATAAAATCTCAAATCAGTGTGAGGGTGTACGATATCGCTCTGACACATGGCACAATGTACGCTGAACACATGGTGAACCGTAGCACTGTGATTCAGACAGGAAACTCTTCAGCAGATGCAAACTCTGTCTCGTGTCTCTAAGTGCAGCTTAGCAGGATattcttccttcctgtctgtagTTTTTACTTTATACTGCAAAtgtgttatgaatattataCAAGTAATTCAGACTTGTTTTGTAGATGTGACCTGAAGCAGTCACAGAAAATGAGAATGGTCAAAAAAAAATTTCAGCACCATCAACCGACAAAACCGTCCTGTATAGgtatatacagtaaattaaggtgtttgtttgctttggtaaACGTCTAATAAATGTCACTGTACTGAAAGTCATTAAATCCACTGTACTTGAAGGTGAATATTTTAACTCGCCATTCTGTATACAGCTGATTACAATTCATATCTGCATGACGGATTTATAAATACTGTTTGACACAGTGCTAAAATAACCGTAATGAAACTGTTTTTGATAATTATAGTAATTATCACGAAGCCAAGGTTGTAATTCAGAGTCCGAGATTACCATTTAGTTTCATTATGATGGTGACTCATAGAGTCATCATGAGATCAGACTCCATCTCAATCGTATGTTTATCTGTAGACAGGAACTGTAGATTTGGTCTGAGTGTGAAACAAGGACAGAACATGAAATTTACTGCATCTCTACAGTACATAAAAAACAAGATATTCTTTGTACGGTCGTCACGTTAAGTCATCACAAATTTAGCTCTGTTGTACTTATCAATTAAAGTTGTGCTTTATCGGTCTTAGATGTGTCTGCCTCCTGTATTGAACTGGGTTCAATGGCTGGGCTGCGTGCTAACCTCAACATATTAGCATGCACACAATTAGCATGCTAGTATGTTAATATTGAACATTTATATGCGTAATAAACCTGATTTGTTGCATGGATACGACTAACGAAAGATTTACTACAGAATCCACAACCCAACCTGAAGGTAGCAGGCAttgttcagctgtttcctgAGCGCTGACATTACGCACACATTATTTATATACATGTACAGATGATGCACTTTATCTACATCTCTCAGAGCTCCTGCCTGCAGCACAGCCAGGTAGAGAACACAGGACGGCCCTGCTCTCAGCTCAACTGCTCCAGGTATACAGATAGCAGAGGTGAAGGAGGCAGAAAGTTTTCTTGCTTATTTACCACCTTGGTCTGACGTGAGCCATTGTTGTCAGTGCCTGAGGATCAAAAAAGGATATTAAAGCTGACTCTGGAAACATTCCACCTTTTAAGTTTGATATTTGTCCAACATTGTTGATCATATCTGTGCAGCTTCAGACACACGGAAACACACTTACTTGCAGAGGATAGGTCCATGTACTGGCAGATGGCATGAAGCAGCAGTCTCTCAAAGCTGAAGCACGAATACAAGCAACAGAGACATGACTTTTTACTTCTACCCTCCTCAGTTTTCCATATCATCGACACACTGGTTTAGCCGTAGAAAACCATGTTTTTCAGCACAGATCAAGAAATATAATGTTCTAGAAATgttaattttattaataaatataatgcAGGAAGCTCAGCTTGAGAAACATTTACTGTTTTAACACAGCACAAATTAAAGTCAATGTAACATAAGAATAAATGTATAAAGAAAGAGGTTTTCGACCTGCTGGCAAGGTTGGTTGTGTAAACTGAGTGAGGTTCAGCCTTGAAGAAGTTCAGAAGGCTGTTCTCAAGTAGTCCCAGAGTTCCCTGTGAGGACAACAGCAGCGTAAGTCACAGAGGATGAGAAATTAGACCTTTAATCATCTATGCATGTGCAGAGTTTGTGCTCCTAATATCCTACGGTTTTGAACTAAttgactggaaaacaaaacatcaggAGTCACCATGACTAGAAAACTGGTCTAGGAAACTGAAACCCATTCATCAACTTAAGGAATGACTGATTAATTAACATGACCAATGAGTCTCACCAAAGGGATTTGCTTCCGTTTAAGAGTTACTCGCAACCTGCGATCAATTCTTTGGAAGCAGTCCTGAGCAGTAAAGGCAGGATATACTGTGAAGAGACATGTAATAATCAGCTAAGCAGCTCTACTTTGACAACTACCTGCTGACTGATACACTCACCATTCCTCTGGTCTTTGAGGAGGCGGCTGGTGCTTTTCTGCTTGGCTTCCTCCTGCTCAAGCAGAGACAACAACCTCTCTTGCTCCTCACCAGAGCAATTCATGAAGTCATTCCATTTCTAAGAAACAGGAAAATAGTTATAATAATAGttataacaataatataataatagttaaaaaataataaataaataaaaataaatcatagTTAAAAAAGTTATCAGGTTAAATCTCCATCTGACGATGAagctttactgtaaattaaTGATGTGGAGAGTGCCAATATTTAacactttgcttttttattacatgttttttatatattttttattttattataaataaatatcaagaATTACTACAGCGTAACATGCCGTCAACTTATCTGTCAGGAAAAGACCTAAGGCGGCAGCTGACTGAGTAAGGCAGACATGTCTAAACAAAGGCCTTTTACCGGTATGTAGTTTCCGTTGGTGCAGGCTTCAGTGAAGATCGATGGAATAGCCGGGTTACTGCATACCTCCAGATCATCTTTGGAGCAGTCTTCCCTCTCAAGAAGATTATCAAGATAGCGTGCTGATTTCAGAGACAGAAGACAGCTCTGATATAAGCAAAGCTTGAATGAAGTATGAGAAAAGTCATCTATTCAACCTGAAAGCTATTTTCTACAGTTTGAGACCATTTCTGGCAGAATTCTTCTTGCAGTGGTCAACAGCATCTTCTAATATGATCATTGGAAATCAGAGCTTACTGTTTTCCAGTCTGCGGAGGCTCTTTTTGCCTTTGGCACGGGGAGTGAGGTCCGAGTTTCGGATGGCTTGATtgataaagaactgcttcctTTTAGTGGGAGACACTCGCTTGGCAGGGGAGCTGGGAAGGGAGATGCATTTGCGCTCTTCTATCAGGCTGTGGAAACAAGTGGACAAGATTCTGTTTATCTGACTTGTAATACTTTAGTTAATAATTACATTGCCTTAAATATCTTTAAGTACGAGTAGTGATTACAGTCacctgtaaatgtaaatgtttagtaCAGAATACACAAACAGGTAAAAGGAGTGACAGTAAATTGTTCATATCAGACAGAACAGATGGTAAGGATATGAAAGAGTCCCATGTTAATGAACGACAACAAAACTAGTAGTAATAATACACAAATATTAAAAGGGCAAAGACATTTAACCAGACATCTCAGCTTCCAATTAAACTGTGGGGATGATAACCAAaatcaaacagaaacactgtATGAAGATGTGTCTCCTTGACTGTGACGTGTCCCGTGATTTACAGCCGCTGTACGATTAAATAGGTCACGGTTCTTCGAGACTCCTGCAGTAGCTTCAAATGTAGGTCAGTGGGTGGTATGTGAGGACCTCTGCTGGGGCTTCTGCTCAGCTGATGCTATTTTTGCCTGAGCCCTGCAGGTTGTAAGCAACACTACAGCAGCCTGATATAATGTAATCTGGGTTAGTTAGCTTTGTCACAACTAAGGCTCATCTCGATAAAACATAACGCTAAACCTGAGCGAACCTTGCTACCCCCTGGTAGCTGGGCAGAGGTTGTACTACAGGTTTAACAGGATGTAAAACGTGTAGTTAAACTTTCAGAGACTTCTGTAACTTGATGTGCCAACAAGGAAATAAATGCTGCATACTGTGGGGGAAGACGTGGGTTAGCAGGTTTTGGATCATGTGTTGGTAGAAACACCAACATACATTACTGACTACCATATTTCTATGCTTTACGCTCAAGATATGTCAGATGCTTGGCAAACCTAACGTTAAATCAAAGGTTTTGATAAGAGGTGACTGGCGAAAGAGCTGATTTAATTTCAACACGGTTCCAACTCCTGACATAAACTTAAGCCAATTAGCCAGTTATAAATTTAACTCTTTGTAAAGCCCGGCTAATGCTAACTATTAGATGTTTTACGTAATTATACGTAAATAATAGCTAATGCTAACTGACATGCTAGCATAACAGACCCGCAATTTTTACTTACATATAATCCTGTTCTTCATTATCATTCGTCAAAACCACCATCTTATTAGAGCAAACGGGCAGACCGATCTCACTGTACAGTCCgtgttaaaaataaacacgACTGGGGAGGaaaattaaaagttaaaacaggaaatgtttggGGGATCGAGCTAGTTAGCTAGCCAGTGTTCGGCTGCTAGCCTGAAGCGGAGCAAAATATGCAAAGATGGGAATAAGAGAAAATGAGGTCTCACTCTGTCTGTAGGTTCACTTCACTTGCTTTCTAAAATACATTTAAGTAACGTATGATGTgcattttttgttattttttgaAGTTGGGATAATATTGAATTCCTTCATGGTCAAACCAAAATGTAGTACACTTGAGTTGTGCAATGAAGTTCAGgatatttgtacattttaaatAGCTTAAATAAAAGAGATACTcatataaatgataaaaacatatacattaaatataaatcatACATCCCGTTGATAATCAATCTTCTCGTCAAAAAGTCTAACTAAaatttgaatgaaaacaaaactgcatCCACTATCTGTCGCCACGCTACGTTTTGCTTTCTTGATGTTGCAAAGATTTTTTTCCACTCATCACTGGAGTTTGTGTGGCTGTTACCATAACAGCCAGTTTAATGGGTCAGACCTAGTAATTGTTCTGAGCTCTCTGAGTCAGGAAGACAAAAGGATCTACAAAGTCTTAGGCAGAAACTCTGGTAGAATTTGAACATATTTGTTCTTCTTAGAGAGATGTTTGAAAAATATCAAAAAACATTCACTAAGgtgtttttatatacatttcAAAATGGATAAAGAGCGAAGAAAAtcagaaaagacagaaaaaagagaaacacgTGAAGCGGGGACATGTCCGATGACTGTGCGTGAAGTGAAGATATTAATCCCCAGGAGGAGGACTGTGAGGCCGAGGATTCAAGTTTTCCCAAGGAAAAGCGGCTCCATCACAGAGAAGGCTTCAACTACGTGTGTGACATCAGGAAATACAATGAAGATTTACGTCAACCTAATGCCT from Betta splendens chromosome 4, fBetSpl5.4, whole genome shotgun sequence includes:
- the r3hdm4 gene encoding R3H domain-containing protein 4 is translated as MVVLTNDNEEQDYILIEERKCISLPSSPAKRVSPTKRKQFFINQAIRNSDLTPRAKGKKSLRRLENTRYLDNLLEREDCSKDDLEVCSNPAIPSIFTEACTNGNYIPKWNDFMNCSGEEQERLLSLLEQEEAKQKSTSRLLKDQRNVYPAFTAQDCFQRIDRRLRVTLKRKQIPLGTLGLLENSLLNFFKAEPHSVYTTNLASSFERLLLHAICQYMDLSSASTDNNGSRQTKVVNKQENFLPPSPLLSVYLEQLS